The following nucleotide sequence is from Bacillus alveayuensis.
ATATGAACGCAGAGACAACTAATATGCTAGGTAGTATATAACTGAGTAATTCCAATTGGCTATTCATCTCATCGATGATGTCGGCAGGCACTTCTTGACCAAATGTAGAAAAAAGGTCAAAAGCTTGATTCATGGATGTTTTCATTTCTTCTAATAGTTCACCAAACACATCCATTCCGAAAAAAGCTATAGAGACGACATAGTTAATGACGAAAGAAATTAGGAAAGCAATCGTTCCACCTGTAAGCGCCAACATTGGTTGCCGCTTTAAATAAAAATACCCCATGATCAATCCTGTTCCAGCAAACATCAAGGTTATTGGAAGAGCTAAGATTGGTCCTAAAAAAATTGAAATAATAAGAGAACCAAATAACATCGGAATTGTTGCTTTCAATCCATGTCGCATGATTAAAATAATAAAAGGTGATGCAAGAAAAAACATTGTAACGATTGAAAATATTGGAATAAATAAAGTGAAAGCTAGTAACACACTATAAATGGCCAGAAAGATTGCCGCTTCTGTTATAATACGAGTCTGTTTCAAATTGACACCACCTTTACTCTTTATCATATTTTATATGGTTCATGGCAAACAAGCAAACCAAATTGGCAAACGTGATAAACGAAAGTTTAATGAGACAAAGCTGCAAAATAAAAAAGCGATGCCATGAAATATAAAAACAATTTAATCTTTTCCTTAGGCTGTTTTCGTAAACTTTGTCGCTTGCCTGGACAGTCGAAAAGCTATGGTAAAGCAACAATCTTTTAAAAAAGGCCTTTCCTTAGGAATGAAAAAAGCAGCAAGGAACGTTCGACCTCACTGCCTTTTTTGAACTTATTTGTCAT
It contains:
- a CDS encoding uncharacterized protein YybS (DUF2232 family) (product_source=COG4241; cog=COG4241; pfam=PF09991; transmembrane_helix_parts=Inside_1_12,TMhelix_13_46,Outside_47_60,TMhelix_61_92,Inside_93_98,TMhelix_99_121,Outside_122_166,TMhelix_167_189,Inside_190_209,TMhelix_210_229,Outside_230_238,TMhelix_239_261,Inside_262_273,TMhelix_274_296,Outside_297_309), whose protein sequence is MKQTRIITEAAIFLAIYSVLLAFTLFIPIFSIVTMFFLASPFIILIMRHGLKATIPMLFGSLIISIFLGPILALPITLMFAGTGLIMGYFYLKRQPMLALTGGTIAFLISFVINYVVSIAFFGMDVFGELLEEMKTSMNQAFDLFSTFGQEVPADIIDEMNSQLELLSYILPSILVVSAFIFAIITHLTNRLILKRLKLDFGSLKPFKDWTLPKSMLWYYLAAIILGFLDLQEGSFMYIALLNMIFVLQLLLLLQGFSFIFYYRHVKQLSKGIPILVIITSMILPLLQDLIRILGIIDLGFDLRNRLKK